One genomic segment of Methylocystis sp. SC2 includes these proteins:
- the cckA gene encoding cell cycle histidine kinase CckA, with amino-acid sequence MSDRTEASDLGRSERPANAGLTLALVIALVAGVAVYYLTPSDLAPRVTILALAVFGVAGIFFLFAYAVGLIHFSGRVAGNDVTKLIADTSGEGLLVTRGDARIVYANDAYTAMCDAKDASGVQPVERLFSGPPEVSEAIYRLAQAARAGVSHSEDLRLSPPLSGQGPVGWYRIRVRPLPTTSSGRFCLWAVADVTADRQRQENVFQELQHAIDFLDHAPAGFFSASPDGAVSYMNKTLAGWLGYDLTQVGSGGATLSSIVAHSGAALLAAMSGAPGDVRAEQIDLDLRCRNGKSLPVRLLHQVAFGQDGEAGPSRTLVLNRASGEQPEENLRAAEVRFARFFNSTPMAMATLDGEGRVLTSNAAFAKLLPQALKSGQGAAAAPWSVLRGLGERDGAALRAAIEDAIEGKGEVRPINVVFEEDAAGAATRSARFFVSSAEDAGKKGAMVYALDTTEQRKLQEEFAQSQKMNAVGQLAGGIAHDFNNMLTAIIGYSDLLLSSHRPTDPAFRDIRQIKETANRAAGLTRQLLAFSRRQTLRPQVLQLGDALSEVQNLLRRVVGEKNELELRLGRDLWFVKADITQFEQVIINLVVNARDAMLESGGRVQIRTRNVAASECAAFNEAALPAADYVLVEVEDSGSGIPADVKEKIFEPFFTTKEVGKGTGLGLSTVFGIVKQSGGFIFVDSEVGRGAVFRIFLPRYAPEEKETSQKADTPKVAADYTGQGVVLLVEDEDAVRSIGARALSSRGFTVLEAATGMEALEVVERVDGKIDLIVSDVVMPEMDGPAMFAELRKRGVAAKVIFVSGYAEEAFAKNLPEGDFGFLAKPFSIKQLIETVKAHMP; translated from the coding sequence ATGAGCGACAGGACCGAAGCGTCCGACTTAGGACGCAGCGAGCGGCCCGCCAATGCGGGATTGACGCTCGCCCTCGTCATTGCGTTGGTTGCGGGCGTCGCCGTCTATTACCTGACGCCTTCGGACCTCGCGCCGCGCGTCACCATTCTGGCGCTCGCGGTTTTCGGCGTCGCCGGAATCTTCTTTCTCTTCGCCTATGCGGTCGGATTGATTCACTTCTCCGGCCGAGTCGCGGGCAATGATGTGACGAAGCTCATCGCCGACACGTCCGGAGAAGGGCTGCTCGTCACCAGAGGCGACGCGCGCATCGTTTACGCCAATGACGCCTATACGGCGATGTGCGATGCGAAAGACGCTTCCGGCGTTCAGCCGGTCGAGCGGCTGTTCTCAGGGCCGCCCGAGGTCTCCGAGGCGATCTACAGATTGGCGCAGGCGGCGCGGGCGGGCGTTTCGCATAGCGAAGATCTGCGGCTTTCGCCGCCGCTCTCGGGGCAGGGGCCGGTCGGCTGGTATCGGATTCGCGTTCGGCCGCTGCCGACGACGTCGAGCGGACGGTTCTGTCTATGGGCGGTGGCCGACGTGACCGCCGATCGACAGCGGCAGGAGAACGTCTTCCAGGAGCTGCAGCACGCGATCGACTTTCTCGATCACGCGCCGGCGGGGTTTTTTTCCGCGAGTCCGGACGGCGCCGTCTCTTATATGAACAAAACGCTTGCCGGCTGGCTGGGCTATGATCTCACGCAAGTCGGCTCTGGCGGCGCGACGCTGTCCTCCATCGTCGCGCATAGCGGCGCGGCGCTTCTCGCCGCCATGTCGGGCGCGCCGGGGGACGTGCGCGCCGAGCAGATCGACCTCGACCTGCGATGCCGCAACGGCAAGTCGCTGCCCGTCAGGCTGCTGCACCAGGTCGCGTTCGGCCAGGACGGCGAAGCCGGCCCGTCACGCACCTTGGTGCTCAACCGCGCCTCCGGCGAGCAGCCGGAAGAGAATTTGCGCGCGGCGGAGGTGCGTTTCGCGCGCTTCTTCAATTCGACGCCGATGGCGATGGCGACGCTCGACGGCGAGGGCCGCGTGCTGACGTCGAACGCCGCTTTTGCAAAATTGCTGCCCCAGGCGTTGAAGTCGGGCCAGGGCGCGGCGGCGGCGCCATGGTCGGTGCTGAGAGGACTCGGCGAACGCGACGGCGCCGCCCTGCGCGCCGCGATCGAAGATGCGATCGAAGGCAAAGGCGAAGTGCGCCCGATCAATGTCGTCTTCGAGGAAGACGCGGCCGGCGCGGCGACGCGTTCGGCGCGTTTCTTCGTCTCTTCCGCCGAGGACGCCGGCAAGAAAGGCGCGATGGTCTATGCGCTCGATACCACCGAGCAGCGCAAGCTGCAGGAGGAGTTCGCGCAGTCGCAGAAGATGAATGCGGTCGGCCAGCTCGCCGGCGGCATCGCGCATGACTTCAACAATATGCTGACGGCGATCATCGGCTATTCGGATCTGCTGCTCTCCAGCCACCGGCCGACCGACCCAGCCTTCCGCGACATTCGCCAGATCAAGGAAACGGCCAATCGCGCGGCGGGCCTGACGCGCCAACTGCTCGCCTTCTCCCGCCGACAGACGCTGCGCCCGCAAGTCCTGCAGCTCGGCGACGCGCTTTCCGAAGTGCAGAATTTGCTGCGCCGCGTCGTCGGCGAAAAGAACGAGCTCGAACTGCGTCTGGGTCGCGATCTCTGGTTCGTGAAGGCCGACATCACCCAGTTCGAACAGGTGATCATCAATCTCGTCGTCAACGCCCGCGACGCCATGCTGGAGTCGGGCGGTCGGGTGCAGATTCGCACGCGCAACGTCGCCGCCTCGGAATGCGCCGCCTTCAACGAAGCGGCGCTGCCGGCGGCGGATTATGTGCTGGTTGAGGTCGAGGACTCGGGCAGCGGCATTCCCGCCGATGTGAAAGAAAAGATCTTCGAACCCTTCTTCACGACGAAGGAGGTCGGCAAAGGCACGGGGCTTGGCCTTTCGACGGTCTTCGGCATCGTCAAGCAGTCGGGCGGCTTCATCTTCGTCGACAGCGAGGTCGGGCGGGGCGCGGTGTTCCGCATTTTCCTGCCGCGCTACGCGCCGGAGGAGAAGGAGACGTCGCAAAAGGCCGATACGCCCAAGGTCGCCGCGGACTACACGGGACAGGGCGTGGTTCTCCTTGTCGAAGACGAGGACGCGGTGCGCTCGATCGGCGCGCGCGCCTTGAGTTCGCGCGGATTCACTGTGCTCGAAGCGGCGACGGGCATGGAGGCGCTCGAGGTCGTCGAACGCGTCGACGGCAAGATCGATCTCATCGTCTCCGACGTGGTGATGCCGGAGATGGACGGTCCCGCGATGTTCGCCGAACTGCGCAAGCGCGGCGTCGCGGCGAAGGTGATCTTCGTTTCCGGCTACGCCGAAGAGGCCTTCGCCAAAAACCTTCCCGAGGGCGACTTCGGTTTTCTGGCGAAGCCGTTCTCGATCAAACAGCTGATCGAGACGGTCAAGGCGCATATGCCCTGA
- a CDS encoding TIGR00730 family Rossman fold protein, with protein sequence MREIKNVCVYCGSSIGADPRYTAAARALGVALARAGVGLVYGGGAIGLMGVLAKATVAAGGVVTGIIPEFLDRREIPFTGATELVVVDDMHTRKRMMFERSDAFIALPGGIGTLEELTEQLTWIQLGRHTKPLVIADIGGFWRPLLSLFAHMRNEEFFGEVDHVRYLVAERVEDILPMIFAAVRHSPDISETTVTERL encoded by the coding sequence ATGCGAGAAATAAAGAATGTTTGCGTCTATTGCGGCTCCTCGATCGGCGCCGATCCGCGTTACACGGCGGCCGCGCGCGCGTTGGGCGTCGCCCTGGCGCGCGCCGGCGTCGGCCTCGTTTATGGCGGCGGGGCCATCGGCCTGATGGGCGTTCTGGCGAAGGCCACGGTCGCCGCCGGGGGCGTCGTCACGGGAATCATTCCCGAATTCCTGGACCGTCGGGAGATTCCCTTTACGGGCGCGACGGAGCTCGTCGTCGTCGACGACATGCACACGCGCAAGCGCATGATGTTTGAACGATCAGACGCCTTCATCGCGCTGCCTGGAGGCATCGGCACTTTGGAGGAGCTGACCGAGCAGCTGACCTGGATCCAGCTCGGCCGTCACACCAAGCCTCTGGTCATCGCCGACATCGGCGGCTTCTGGCGGCCGTTGCTGTCGCTTTTCGCTCACATGCGAAACGAGGAATTCTTCGGCGAAGTCGATCACGTGCGCTATCTCGTCGCCGAACGCGTCGAAGACATTCTGCCGATGATTTTTGCGGCGGTCCGCCACTCGCCTGACATCAGCGAGACAACGGTGACTGAACGGCTTTAA
- a CDS encoding GNAT family N-acetyltransferase, giving the protein MARRARTPGLRPYLPADAARLAALFRASIEALAADDYDEAQREAWASAADDEAAFASRLAEALTIVALVDGNIAGFASLRDNKTFDMLYVRPDIARQGVGAALAEAIEKLAAARGATLLTVEASDAAQDFFAARGYVTTTRNMIEIGGQWLGNTTMTKELAEPAAGRAH; this is encoded by the coding sequence ATGGCGCGCCGCGCCCGAACGCCCGGCCTGCGGCCGTATCTTCCCGCAGACGCCGCGAGGCTCGCGGCGCTGTTTCGCGCCAGCATCGAGGCGCTTGCCGCCGATGACTATGACGAGGCGCAGCGGGAAGCCTGGGCGTCCGCAGCCGACGACGAAGCGGCCTTCGCGTCGCGCCTCGCGGAGGCGCTGACCATCGTCGCGCTCGTCGACGGGAATATCGCCGGCTTCGCGTCGCTGCGCGACAACAAGACGTTCGACATGCTCTATGTGCGACCCGACATTGCGCGCCAAGGCGTTGGCGCGGCGCTCGCCGAGGCGATCGAAAAACTCGCCGCCGCGCGCGGCGCGACACTGCTGACGGTCGAGGCCTCCGACGCAGCGCAGGATTTTTTCGCGGCGCGCGGCTATGTGACCACGACGCGCAATATGATCGAGATCGGCGGCCAATGGCTCGGCAATACGACGATGACCAAGGAGCTGGCGGAGCCCGCCGCCGGGAGAGCGCATTGA
- a CDS encoding ABC transporter ATP-binding protein/permease, with protein MIRPDQGESSDPHALDPDDAAPPPVPEQQLSESSLIKTIRRLWPYIWPRGRRDLELRVAAVFALLVVSKLFNAATPYAFKWATDALAEGGAGAWEKVGAAAIYFTLLMGAMRIVTVVLMQLRDGIFAAVAMHAVRRLATDLFVHMHELSLRFHIGRKTGGLTRVLERGRNGIETLSRLIMSTGAPTVLEMALVLGIFLFQFGWPYGLVLVATLAGYFLYTTLATNWRIAIRRRMNDSDTDANQKAIDSLLNYETVKYFGAERREAERYDKSMIRYEQASTQSYVSLAVLNAGQTVIFIIGLTTMMVMCVYGIKAGRNTVGDFVLINLMMGQLAQPLNFMGTFYREVRQAIIDIETMFSILAQSPEILDRPGAQPLVVSEGRIVFDNVSFHYEPNRPILKGVSFDAEPGQTVAIVGPSGAGKSTISRLMYRFYEPQGGRIMIDGQNILDVTQESLRAAIGMVPQDTVLFNDSIGYNIRYGRWDASDAEVRDAARLAQIDRFIESVPEAYEAQVGERGLKLSGGEKQRVAIARTILKGPPILILDEATSALDSFTEHEIQEALRRVARGRTTLVIAHRLSTIVDADEILFLDHGRIIERGTHKELLALGGHYAGMWNRQREAAEARAKLLEAEREELEEAE; from the coding sequence ATGATTAGACCCGATCAAGGCGAATCGAGCGATCCCCACGCGCTCGATCCGGATGACGCCGCGCCTCCGCCCGTTCCCGAGCAGCAATTGTCGGAATCGTCTCTCATCAAGACGATACGGCGTTTGTGGCCCTATATCTGGCCGCGTGGCCGCCGCGATCTGGAACTCCGGGTCGCCGCGGTCTTCGCGCTGCTCGTCGTCAGCAAGCTGTTCAACGCCGCGACGCCTTACGCCTTCAAATGGGCGACGGACGCCCTCGCCGAGGGCGGCGCCGGCGCGTGGGAGAAAGTCGGGGCCGCGGCGATCTATTTCACGCTGCTGATGGGCGCCATGCGCATCGTCACCGTCGTGCTGATGCAGCTGCGCGACGGCATCTTCGCGGCGGTGGCCATGCACGCCGTGCGTCGGTTGGCGACCGACCTCTTCGTTCACATGCATGAGCTGTCGCTGCGCTTTCATATCGGCAGAAAGACCGGCGGATTGACGCGCGTGCTCGAGCGCGGGCGCAACGGCATTGAGACGCTGTCGCGCCTCATCATGTCGACAGGCGCCCCGACAGTGCTGGAGATGGCGCTGGTCCTCGGGATTTTTCTCTTTCAGTTCGGCTGGCCTTACGGCCTCGTCCTGGTCGCGACTCTCGCCGGATATTTCCTCTATACGACCCTCGCGACGAATTGGCGGATCGCCATTCGGCGCAGGATGAACGACAGCGACACCGACGCCAATCAGAAGGCGATCGACAGTCTGCTCAACTATGAAACGGTAAAATATTTCGGCGCGGAAAGGCGTGAGGCTGAGCGCTACGACAAATCGATGATCCGCTACGAGCAGGCGAGCACGCAATCCTATGTCTCGCTCGCGGTGCTCAACGCCGGCCAGACCGTCATCTTCATCATCGGGCTCACCACCATGATGGTGATGTGCGTCTACGGCATTAAGGCCGGCCGCAATACGGTGGGCGATTTCGTGCTGATCAATCTGATGATGGGGCAGCTGGCGCAGCCGTTGAATTTCATGGGCACCTTCTATCGCGAGGTGCGGCAGGCGATCATCGACATCGAAACCATGTTCTCGATCTTGGCGCAGAGCCCCGAGATCTTGGACAGGCCGGGCGCGCAGCCGCTCGTGGTCAGCGAAGGACGGATCGTTTTCGACAATGTCTCGTTCCACTACGAGCCGAACCGGCCGATCCTCAAGGGCGTGAGCTTTGACGCCGAGCCCGGACAAACCGTCGCCATCGTCGGGCCGTCCGGCGCGGGAAAATCGACGATCTCCCGGCTGATGTATCGCTTCTACGAGCCGCAAGGCGGACGCATCATGATCGACGGCCAGAATATTCTCGATGTGACGCAGGAAAGCCTGCGCGCGGCGATCGGCATGGTGCCGCAGGACACCGTGCTGTTCAACGATTCGATCGGCTACAACATTCGCTATGGACGATGGGACGCGAGCGACGCGGAGGTGCGCGACGCGGCCCGGCTGGCGCAGATCGACCGCTTCATCGAAAGCGTGCCGGAAGCTTATGAGGCGCAGGTCGGCGAGCGCGGGCTGAAGCTTTCGGGCGGCGAGAAGCAGCGCGTGGCGATCGCCCGCACGATTCTCAAAGGTCCGCCGATCCTCATCCTCGACGAAGCGACGTCGGCGCTCGACAGTTTCACCGAACATGAGATTCAGGAGGCGCTGAGACGCGTCGCGCGCGGCCGCACGACGCTCGTCATCGCGCATCGCCTGTCGACCATCGTCGACGCTGACGAAATCCTGTTTCTCGATCACGGCCGCATCATCGAGCGTGGGACGCATAAGGAATTGCTGGCGCTTGGCGGCCATTACGCCGGCATGTGGAACCGCCAGCGCGAGGCGGCGGAGGCGCGCGCCAAATTGCTGGAGGCGGAGCGAGAGGAGTTGGAGGAAGCGGAGTAG
- the cysS gene encoding cysteine--tRNA ligase translates to MSTPALKIYNTLTRTKEEFRPIDPAQVRMYVCGPTVYDYAHIGNARPLIVFDVLFRLLRHLYGAEHVAYVRNITDVDDKINARAFERGISIRELTDKTIDIFHEDVRALGCLNPTIEPRATDYIRNDDKQIDMVRLIQRLLDSGHAYVEDRHVLFDVTSMPTYGRLSRRPLDEMIAGARVDVAPYKRGDMDFVLWKPSKDDEPGWQSPWGRGRPGWHIECSAMSAAHLGETFDIHGGGIDLVFPHHENEIAQSCCAFGQEVMANYWMHNGFLQVEGEKMSKSLGNFVTIHELLHTEKFGGREWLGPVLRLAMLRTHYRQPIDWTVKALEEAETKLTYWMTVMDFSVAPLGSDGRIADQSPRSDEVPSTYMEALSDDLNTPLAMQILDRAFSESRTDRVLSIMLGLSGIDLNAFREGRNARDQAFFEKHGDIVDRLISARNAARASKNWAESDRIRDELAAMGITLKDNKDGTTSWEVKR, encoded by the coding sequence ATGTCGACGCCTGCGCTGAAAATCTACAATACGCTGACCCGGACGAAGGAGGAATTCCGTCCGATCGATCCCGCGCAGGTGCGCATGTATGTCTGCGGACCGACGGTCTACGACTACGCCCATATCGGCAACGCCAGGCCGCTCATCGTTTTCGACGTGCTGTTTCGCCTGCTGCGCCATCTCTATGGCGCCGAGCACGTCGCTTACGTCCGCAACATCACCGACGTCGACGACAAGATCAACGCGCGGGCGTTCGAGCGCGGGATTTCCATTCGCGAACTGACCGATAAGACCATCGACATATTCCACGAGGACGTTCGCGCTCTTGGATGTTTGAATCCGACCATCGAGCCGCGCGCAACAGATTACATCAGGAACGACGACAAGCAGATCGACATGGTTCGATTGATTCAGCGCTTGCTCGATTCGGGTCATGCATATGTTGAAGATCGTCATGTGCTTTTCGATGTGACGTCCATGCCCACCTACGGACGACTGTCGAGGCGTCCGCTCGACGAAATGATCGCTGGCGCGCGCGTCGATGTCGCACCCTATAAGCGCGGGGATATGGATTTCGTGCTCTGGAAACCGTCGAAGGACGATGAGCCGGGTTGGCAAAGTCCCTGGGGCAGGGGACGCCCCGGCTGGCATATAGAATGTTCCGCAATGTCAGCCGCGCATCTTGGCGAAACCTTCGACATCCACGGCGGCGGCATCGATCTCGTTTTTCCGCATCACGAAAACGAAATCGCGCAAAGCTGCTGCGCCTTCGGCCAGGAGGTGATGGCGAATTACTGGATGCACAATGGCTTCCTGCAGGTCGAGGGCGAGAAAATGTCCAAGAGCCTGGGGAATTTCGTGACGATCCATGAACTGCTGCATACGGAGAAGTTTGGTGGACGCGAGTGGCTTGGGCCGGTGCTTCGTCTCGCGATGCTACGCACGCATTACCGCCAGCCGATCGATTGGACCGTAAAGGCGCTGGAGGAGGCGGAGACGAAGCTTACATATTGGATGACCGTTATGGATTTTTCCGTCGCGCCTTTGGGTTCGGATGGGAGGATCGCCGATCAATCTCCGCGCTCTGATGAGGTTCCATCGACCTATATGGAAGCGCTTTCCGATGACCTGAACACTCCGCTCGCAATGCAAATTTTAGATCGCGCATTTTCTGAATCTCGCACAGATCGAGTTCTCTCGATCATGCTAGGGCTTTCCGGCATCGATTTGAACGCATTTCGGGAAGGGAGGAACGCTCGGGATCAGGCGTTCTTCGAAAAACATGGCGATATTGTCGATCGCCTCATCAGCGCTCGCAACGCCGCCCGCGCTTCAAAAAACTGGGCCGAGTCCGACCGCATCCGCGACGAACTCGCAGCCATGGGCATTACGCTCAAGGACAATAAGGACGGCACGACGAGCTGGGAGGTGAAGCGATGA
- a CDS encoding DUF2865 domain-containing protein, with product MTKCASKRTKLAVAAGVAVGLFAVSPAAGESSYCTELRAQIARAGSGGGAGRFQAAAAKQRGEYARVAARGRALGCDRGQFLFFGDPPPPQCGQINAQLHQLSGAVAAYERASADDGGQRQALVARYEAECRNPQARVARPRNFFEELFGVAPDDGSGMREVPVGPDPDQEPSDGTPRGGPMAICVRACDGGFFPISYSARSSNLDDLAAMCRALCPNAEVKLYTASQWKGLSSALSIDGEAYSNHPNAHKFETSYDPSCGCKPPGQSWAEALADAERLIAERNAKDQVVTAEQAEQLSRALPPGVARGRKAKGSAPAAPEPTTTAQPAAQAQPVEDGAAAAPETYREIVGPDGIKRRVRVVAPAL from the coding sequence TTGACGAAATGCGCCTCGAAGCGGACGAAGCTGGCGGTCGCCGCCGGCGTCGCGGTCGGTCTTTTCGCCGTTTCGCCCGCCGCAGGCGAATCATCCTACTGCACGGAGCTGCGCGCGCAGATCGCCCGCGCCGGCTCGGGCGGCGGCGCGGGGCGATTCCAGGCCGCGGCGGCCAAGCAGCGCGGCGAATACGCGCGCGTCGCCGCGCGAGGTCGCGCGCTGGGGTGCGACCGCGGCCAATTCCTGTTCTTCGGCGATCCGCCGCCGCCCCAGTGCGGACAAATCAACGCCCAACTGCACCAACTCTCGGGCGCCGTCGCGGCCTACGAACGGGCGAGCGCCGACGACGGCGGCCAGCGTCAGGCGCTTGTCGCCCGCTACGAGGCGGAGTGCCGCAATCCTCAGGCGCGCGTCGCCCGGCCGCGCAATTTCTTCGAGGAGCTGTTCGGCGTCGCGCCGGACGACGGCTCTGGCATGCGCGAAGTTCCGGTCGGTCCGGACCCGGATCAGGAACCTTCGGACGGAACGCCGCGCGGGGGCCCAATGGCGATCTGCGTGCGCGCGTGCGACGGGGGCTTTTTCCCGATCAGCTATTCGGCGCGCAGCTCCAATCTCGACGATCTCGCGGCGATGTGCCGGGCGCTGTGTCCGAACGCCGAGGTGAAACTCTACACGGCGTCGCAATGGAAGGGTCTCAGTTCCGCCCTTTCGATCGACGGCGAGGCTTATTCGAACCATCCCAACGCGCATAAATTCGAGACGTCTTATGATCCGTCCTGCGGCTGCAAGCCGCCGGGCCAGTCTTGGGCCGAGGCGCTCGCCGACGCCGAGCGGCTGATCGCCGAGCGCAATGCGAAAGATCAGGTCGTCACCGCGGAGCAGGCCGAGCAATTGTCGCGGGCGCTGCCGCCCGGCGTCGCGCGCGGTCGGAAAGCGAAGGGCTCCGCGCCGGCGGCGCCTGAGCCGACGACGACGGCGCAACCCGCGGCCCAGGCGCAGCCCGTCGAGGATGGCGCAGCCGCGGCGCCGGAAACCTATCGCGAAATCGTCGGACCCGATGGGATCAAGCGCCGCGTGCGAGTCGTCGCGCCGGCGTTGTGA
- the cimA gene encoding citramalate synthase yields MAEERAKERLTLYDTTLRDGAQTTGVDFSLDDKRQIAAMLDELGIDYVEGGYPGANPLDTEFFAQPPRLRARLAAFGMTRRQGRSVENDPGVAALLDSGADAVTFVAKSWDFQVRVALRSTEEDNLEGLTQSVSAAVARGKEVAVDCEHFFDGFKANPDYALACAKAAHDAGARWIVLCDTNGGTLPHEVEGIVAEVVRQIPGDRVGVHCHDDTGQAVANSLAAVRAGARQIQGTLNGLGERCGNANLTTIIPTLLLKREFAERFEIGVTQEKLTHLTRVSHALDELLNRAPNRHAPYVGASAFATKAGIHASAVLTDPRTYEHVTPESVGNVRRVLVSDQAGRSNIAAELGRLGVVLDKDDPRLARLLDEVKEKEAQGYAYEGADASFFLLAKRVLGEAPHFFDIERYSVAVDRRFARNGGFEDQGAEAIVKINVDGESRISAAEGNGPVNALDLALRKDLGAYQRFIDDVRLVDYRVRVFQGGTDAVTRVLVECADGEGERWSTVGVSANVIDASFEALVDAINYKLLVSVSQAEGEKVF; encoded by the coding sequence ATGGCCGAAGAACGAGCCAAGGAACGGCTGACGCTATACGACACGACGCTGCGCGACGGCGCGCAGACGACGGGCGTCGATTTCTCGCTCGACGACAAGCGTCAGATCGCCGCCATGCTGGACGAACTCGGAATCGACTATGTCGAGGGCGGCTATCCCGGCGCCAATCCGCTCGACACCGAGTTTTTTGCGCAGCCTCCGAGGCTGCGCGCGCGCCTGGCCGCCTTTGGAATGACGCGGCGTCAGGGCCGCTCGGTCGAGAATGATCCGGGCGTCGCGGCGCTGCTCGACAGCGGCGCCGACGCCGTCACCTTCGTCGCCAAGAGCTGGGACTTTCAGGTCCGCGTCGCCTTACGTTCAACGGAAGAGGACAATCTCGAAGGCCTTACGCAATCCGTAAGCGCCGCGGTGGCGCGCGGCAAGGAAGTCGCGGTCGATTGCGAACATTTCTTCGACGGCTTCAAGGCGAATCCTGACTATGCGCTCGCATGCGCCAAGGCGGCGCATGACGCCGGCGCCCGGTGGATCGTGCTCTGCGACACCAATGGCGGCACGCTGCCGCATGAGGTTGAAGGCATCGTCGCGGAGGTGGTCAGGCAGATTCCAGGAGATCGCGTCGGCGTGCATTGCCACGACGACACGGGGCAGGCGGTGGCGAATTCGCTCGCCGCCGTGCGCGCCGGCGCGCGGCAGATTCAAGGCACGCTCAACGGTCTTGGCGAGCGCTGCGGCAACGCCAATCTCACGACGATCATCCCGACGTTGCTGCTGAAGCGCGAATTTGCCGAGCGCTTCGAGATCGGCGTGACGCAAGAGAAGCTGACGCATCTGACACGTGTGAGCCACGCGCTCGACGAGCTTCTCAATCGCGCCCCGAACCGCCACGCGCCCTATGTCGGCGCCAGCGCCTTTGCGACCAAGGCCGGCATTCACGCCTCGGCGGTGCTGACCGATCCGCGCACCTATGAACATGTCACGCCGGAATCGGTCGGCAATGTGCGGCGCGTGCTCGTATCGGATCAGGCGGGACGCTCCAACATCGCGGCCGAGCTTGGCCGACTGGGCGTCGTCCTCGACAAGGACGATCCGCGTCTGGCGCGGCTGCTCGACGAGGTGAAGGAGAAGGAGGCGCAAGGCTACGCCTATGAGGGCGCCGACGCCTCGTTCTTTCTTCTCGCGAAGCGCGTGCTCGGCGAGGCGCCGCATTTCTTCGACATCGAACGCTACAGCGTCGCGGTCGATCGGCGCTTCGCCAGGAATGGCGGCTTTGAGGACCAGGGCGCCGAGGCGATTGTCAAGATCAATGTGGATGGCGAGAGCCGGATTTCCGCCGCCGAAGGCAATGGCCCCGTCAACGCCCTCGATCTCGCGCTGCGCAAGGATCTTGGCGCCTATCAGCGATTCATCGACGATGTGCGGCTCGTCGATTACCGCGTTCGCGTGTTTCAGGGCGGCACCGATGCGGTGACGCGCGTTCTCGTCGAATGCGCCGACGGCGAGGGCGAACGGTGGTCGACCGTCGGCGTCTCGGCCAATGTCATCGACGCGTCCTTCGAGGCGCTCGTCGACGCGATCAATTACAAGCTTCTCGTTTCAGTGAGCCAAGCCGAAGGCGAGAAAGTTTTCTGA
- a CDS encoding CreA family protein yields the protein MKRSKFLALISTAFLCFGAATALAQNGPDLIFRKSVDFKLLTPNDKLATYGIDDPVIDGVVCYYTAHEKGGVAGMFGVAEQSSEVSLACRQYAPIKFKEKFGQGDTAFSERRSLLFKRMHIVRGCDAKRNVLIYMVYSDKLVEGSPESSTSTLAIQPWAGQNDVPRCGEFLR from the coding sequence ATGAAGCGTTCCAAATTTCTGGCTCTGATTTCGACGGCCTTTCTTTGTTTCGGCGCCGCGACGGCCTTGGCGCAGAATGGACCGGATCTCATCTTCCGCAAATCTGTGGATTTCAAGCTTCTTACGCCAAACGACAAGCTCGCGACCTACGGAATCGACGACCCGGTGATCGACGGCGTCGTCTGCTACTATACGGCGCATGAAAAAGGCGGCGTCGCCGGCATGTTCGGCGTGGCGGAGCAGTCGTCGGAGGTTTCGCTCGCCTGCCGGCAATACGCCCCGATCAAGTTCAAGGAGAAGTTCGGCCAGGGCGATACGGCGTTCAGCGAGCGGCGGTCGCTGCTGTTCAAGCGCATGCATATCGTTCGCGGCTGCGATGCGAAGCGCAATGTGCTGATCTATATGGTCTATTCCGACAAGCTCGTTGAAGGCTCGCCCGAGAGCTCGACCTCGACCCTCGCCATTCAGCCCTGGGCCGGCCAGAACGACGTCCCGCGCTGCGGAGAGTTTCTGCGCTGA